The following are encoded in a window of Flavobacteriales bacterium genomic DNA:
- a CDS encoding TonB-dependent receptor has product MKRLPALACPALAALTSAAQLPDATLKGRVTDATTKEALIGVNVVYAPGKGTATDLDGSYTLMLPAGQHQLTFSSVGHTTYRETVTLAAGETRVLDVRLTMAAAQLDMVVVSAGRFEQRVGEVTQSLSVLRPELIQNKNAVSLEHALEQVPGVVIVDDDPQIRAGSGFSYGAGSRVQVLVDDIPILSGDIGRPNWTFLPLENLEQVEVIKGASSVLYGSAALSGVINVRTAYPRSKPATRATVFSGVYDAPGHAPAKWWGANAPMMNGANFFHSRQFGALDLVLGGNVFGDNGHIGPEPLVPDTLAADPYRLGPGGYDQRVRFNTGLRWRNRRVQGLNYGINANAMRSRSTSIFIWSDTDRGLFRPEPGTVTRTLGSQFYVDPFVNYYTAAGTRHSVRGRFHHQTFDNDNEQSNSNNTTHGEYQVQQKMELFGETMITAGLMGRSTLSTAELYRGNEAGEGRNTSSNVAAYLQVDKKIIERISLSAGLRYEQFRVNDDEASQPVFRAGATWQVLEATFLRASYGQGFRFPTIGERFIRTNVGLLNIFPNADLRAEQSWNIEGGIKQGFKLGGFMGYLDAVVFQQEFQDYVEFTFGQWSVPSAQIINGQLVIDPGLGFKSVNTGGARVSGFELEMAGKGQVGKVDITTLMGYTWTLPVSTTPEQVYGSPAFSGDPYTFLSTSFDPTDNILKFRVRNLFRADVQADYKRLMAGVSVRYNSHVRNIDKIFVELDETPVDAFSLRTGVGQWMRDHRTGDTIVDARVGISLSDHSRLALIVNNLTNEVYSLRPLAIEAPRHMQVQLTVSL; this is encoded by the coding sequence ATGAAGAGGCTTCCCGCCCTCGCCTGCCCCGCCCTCGCAGCGCTCACATCCGCTGCGCAACTGCCGGACGCCACCCTCAAAGGCCGCGTGACCGACGCCACCACCAAGGAAGCCCTGATCGGGGTGAACGTGGTGTATGCCCCCGGTAAGGGCACGGCCACCGACCTGGACGGATCTTACACCCTGATGCTGCCAGCCGGCCAACACCAGCTCACCTTCAGCTCTGTGGGCCACACCACATACCGCGAAACGGTGACCCTCGCGGCCGGGGAAACGCGCGTACTGGATGTGCGGCTCACCATGGCCGCCGCGCAACTGGACATGGTGGTGGTGAGCGCGGGCCGTTTCGAGCAGCGCGTGGGCGAGGTGACGCAATCGCTGAGCGTGCTGCGGCCCGAACTGATCCAGAACAAGAACGCCGTGAGCCTGGAACACGCGCTGGAGCAGGTGCCCGGCGTGGTGATCGTGGATGACGATCCACAGATCCGCGCGGGGAGCGGTTTCAGCTATGGTGCGGGCAGCCGCGTGCAGGTGCTGGTGGACGACATCCCGATCCTGAGCGGCGACATCGGGCGCCCCAACTGGACCTTTCTTCCGTTGGAGAACCTGGAGCAGGTGGAGGTGATCAAGGGCGCATCATCGGTGCTGTATGGCAGCGCGGCGCTGAGCGGGGTGATCAATGTGCGCACGGCCTATCCGCGCAGCAAGCCCGCCACACGCGCCACGGTATTCTCCGGCGTGTACGATGCGCCTGGCCACGCCCCCGCGAAGTGGTGGGGGGCGAACGCACCCATGATGAACGGCGCCAACTTCTTCCATTCGCGGCAGTTCGGTGCGTTGGATCTGGTGCTCGGTGGCAATGTGTTCGGCGACAATGGCCACATCGGTCCCGAGCCACTGGTACCCGACACGCTCGCGGCGGACCCCTACCGGCTGGGGCCTGGCGGCTACGACCAGCGCGTGCGGTTCAACACCGGACTGCGCTGGCGCAATCGCCGTGTGCAGGGTCTGAACTACGGCATCAACGCCAACGCCATGCGCAGCCGCTCCACCAGCATCTTCATCTGGAGCGATACCGACCGCGGCCTGTTCCGCCCCGAACCGGGCACCGTCACCCGTACCCTGGGGTCGCAGTTCTACGTGGACCCCTTCGTGAACTACTACACCGCCGCGGGCACCCGCCACAGCGTGCGCGGCCGTTTCCACCACCAGACCTTCGACAACGACAACGAGCAGAGCAACAGCAACAACACCACGCATGGCGAGTACCAGGTGCAGCAGAAGATGGAACTCTTCGGCGAGACGATGATCACCGCGGGACTGATGGGCCGCAGCACGCTCTCCACGGCGGAGCTATACCGCGGCAACGAGGCCGGCGAGGGTCGCAACACTTCCAGCAACGTGGCGGCCTACCTGCAGGTTGACAAGAAGATCATCGAGCGCATCTCCCTGTCCGCGGGCCTGCGCTACGAGCAGTTCCGCGTGAACGACGACGAAGCTTCCCAGCCGGTGTTCCGGGCAGGCGCCACCTGGCAGGTGCTGGAGGCCACCTTCCTGCGCGCCAGCTACGGCCAGGGATTCCGCTTCCCCACCATCGGCGAGCGCTTCATCCGTACCAATGTGGGCCTATTGAACATCTTTCCCAATGCCGACCTGCGCGCCGAACAGAGCTGGAACATCGAGGGCGGCATCAAACAGGGCTTCAAGCTGGGCGGCTTCATGGGCTACCTGGACGCCGTGGTGTTCCAGCAGGAGTTCCAGGACTACGTGGAATTCACCTTCGGTCAGTGGTCGGTGCCCAGCGCCCAGATCATCAATGGGCAATTGGTGATCGACCCCGGTCTCGGTTTCAAGAGCGTGAACACCGGAGGTGCCCGCGTTTCCGGTTTCGAACTGGAGATGGCCGGCAAAGGGCAGGTGGGCAAGGTGGACATCACCACGCTGATGGGCTACACCTGGACCCTGCCAGTGAGCACCACGCCCGAGCAGGTCTATGGGTCGCCCGCATTCAGTGGAGACCCCTACACCTTCCTCAGCACCAGCTTCGACCCCACCGACAACATCCTGAAGTTCCGCGTGCGGAACCTGTTCCGCGCCGATGTGCAGGCCGACTACAAGCGTCTGATGGCCGGGGTGAGTGTGCGTTACAACAGCCATGTGCGAAACATCGACAAGATCTTCGTGGAGTTGGACGAGACCCCCGTGGACGCCTTCAGCCTGCGCACCGGCGTGGGCCAATGGATGCGCGACCACCGCACCGGCGACACGATCGTGGACGCGCGCGTGGGCATCTCCCTTTCCGACCATAGCCGGCTGGCGCTGATCGTGAACAACCTCACCAACGAGGTGTACTCCCTGCGTCCACTGGCGATCGAAGCACCGCGGCACATGCAGGTGCAACTCACCGTGAGCCTATGA
- the dprA gene encoding DNA-processing protein DprA, with protein sequence MDEQAWIHRIALAMLKGIGPVNARNLVAYCGGVDAIFTDRRLKRTLEKVPGIGPKLIASITDKHVLPAAEKELAYVRKHKLRMHFYLDADFPARLKQAEDAPVLLFVKGNADLNAQRMVSIVGTRTPTEQGRRLCVELVEGLKASGASIVSGLAYGIDIAAHRTAVREGLPTIACVAHGLDKLYPGEHAATAKEMLDQGALVSELPSGGPFAPGNFPARNRVIAGLSDCTIVVESGPKGGSLITADIANSYDREVFAFPGRPNDARSEGCNRLIQRNQAMLVTGPQDVLRLMEWVPKPGKGKPVQAALFTDLLPEEQALVDIIRAKGKVDIDELCVQSRMPQGKAAGILLNLEFNGVVRALPGKVYALN encoded by the coding sequence GTGGACGAACAGGCCTGGATACACCGCATCGCACTGGCCATGCTCAAGGGCATCGGGCCGGTGAACGCCCGCAACCTGGTGGCCTATTGCGGAGGTGTGGACGCCATATTCACGGACCGCAGGCTGAAGCGGACCTTGGAGAAAGTGCCGGGCATCGGCCCCAAGCTCATCGCCAGCATCACGGACAAGCATGTTCTGCCAGCAGCGGAAAAGGAACTCGCCTATGTCCGCAAGCACAAGCTGCGCATGCATTTCTACCTCGATGCGGACTTCCCCGCTCGCTTGAAACAGGCCGAGGACGCGCCGGTGCTGCTCTTTGTGAAGGGGAACGCCGATCTGAACGCGCAACGCATGGTGAGCATCGTGGGCACACGCACCCCCACCGAGCAGGGCAGGCGCCTGTGCGTGGAATTGGTGGAGGGCCTGAAGGCGAGTGGCGCCTCCATCGTGAGCGGGCTGGCCTACGGCATCGACATCGCCGCGCATCGTACAGCTGTGCGCGAAGGGCTGCCCACCATCGCCTGTGTGGCGCACGGACTGGACAAATTGTACCCCGGAGAACATGCAGCCACCGCGAAAGAGATGCTGGACCAGGGCGCCTTGGTGAGTGAACTGCCCAGTGGCGGGCCCTTCGCACCGGGCAACTTCCCCGCACGCAACCGCGTGATCGCCGGCCTCAGCGACTGCACCATCGTGGTGGAAAGCGGGCCCAAGGGTGGCAGCCTCATCACGGCCGATATCGCCAACAGCTACGATCGCGAGGTCTTCGCCTTCCCCGGCAGGCCCAACGACGCGCGCAGCGAAGGCTGCAACCGCCTCATCCAGCGCAATCAGGCCATGCTCGTCACAGGTCCGCAGGACGTGTTGCGGCTGATGGAATGGGTGCCGAAGCCAGGGAAAGGGAAGCCCGTTCAAGCCGCGCTCTTCACCGACCTGCTGCCCGAGGAGCAGGCCCTGGTGGACATCATTCGCGCCAAGGGCAAGGTGGACATCGACGAACTCTGCGTGCAGAGCCGTATGCCGCAGGGCAAG